A window of the Besnoitia besnoiti strain Bb-Ger1 chromosome VI, whole genome shotgun sequence genome harbors these coding sequences:
- a CDS encoding putative Elicitor-responsive protein (encoded by transcript BESB_066330), with the protein MSDPNQPTHITVTVHGARELHSTNLITKMDPYCIVTMGSHTFKTNVDDHGNNTPTWNQTFKMDYAGEAQMRFRVMDKDKLTKDDYVGMADVTLSPIVYGTRLYNAEIELTRKEGRRAGYLKITIEFDPKVKANESAPPSSASAPTFVASAPCPAGYTIGYGPSPMQAAQPVAGMPYYAPPAGYPAGPPAYGVVPSAAYAPPPVGYTVSPGVAAYPPPAPYGQPPAQQYYAYPPGNPYPPR; encoded by the exons ATGTCGGACCCGAATCAGCCGACACACATAACGGTTACCGTTCACGGGGCTCGTGAGCTGCACAGTACTAATCTGATTACAAAGATG GACCCGTACTGCATCGTGACCATGGGGAGCCACACGTTCAAAACCAACGTTGACGATCATGGAAACAATACGCCGACTTGGAATCAAACGTTCAAAATGGATTatgcgggcgaggcgcaaaTGAG ATTCAGAGTGATGGATAAGGACAAGCTCACGAAGGATGACTACGTCGGCATGGCAGATGTCACTCTGTCCCCCATCGTATACGGAACCCGTCTGTATAATGCTGAGATTGAG CTAACTCGGAAGGAGGGCCGACGCGCGGGGTACTTGAAGATCACAATCGAGTTCGATCCTAAGGTGAAGGCGAACGAGTCTGCTCCTCCATCTTCAGCTTCAGCACCAACTTTCGTAGCATCAGCTCCATGCCCCGCAGGATACACAATCGGTTATGGCCCCAGCCCTATGCAAGCGGCACAGCCCGTAGCAGGAATGCCCTACTACGCCCCACCGGCTGGCTACCCAGCAGGACCACCCGCGTATGGTGTAGTACCCTCTGCAGCTTACGCCCCGCCTCCTGTAGGGTATACCGTCTCTccaggcgtcgctgcctatccgcctcctgcgccgtaCGGACAGCCTCCTGCGCAGCAATACTACGCGTATCCTCCGGGAAACCCGTACCCTCCAAGATAG